In Thermocrinis jamiesonii, the genomic stretch AAGAATGAAAGAACAAATCTTTAGCTATGAGCTAACTCTTCCACAAAGAATTTATCCCCACCTTGATAGGCTTTGAATAGCCCAACTTACTGGTAAGTATCCTAAGGAAGTTGTGGTGATCGGTATGGAACCTCAAAGCTTGGAAATTTCCTTGGAGCTTTCCCCCGCTGTTAAAGACAACTTACAAAAGCTCGTTCAAGAAGTAATAAAACAGCTGGAAAGTTGGGATACAGGAGTTATAACATGTTAATGAACGGACCAGCCATCCTTTATGAAATATTGCAAGCTCTCAAAGACTTTCATCAAAAGAAAGAAAGGCATGTTATTTACATAAACAAGCTCCCCTTAACAGAAGAGGACAAGCACCTAATTCTGGATGTATTAAGAGACGGAAAGGTTAGGATAACTTTGAAATCAAACAGCCAAAAGGTTGAATGGAGGGAAACAGGTATAAGTGGAGTATGGATCGGAGTTTTCTTTGATAGAGACGAAAACCCATACTTGAAACGATTGAAATAACAGACTTTCCCATGCTTGCTGCCTGTCAGAGCGAAGACATAGAAGAAGCTATAAGAACTTTGGAGGATAGGCTTTCTTCCCTTTTGTAAAATTTCATTAGTCTAATTGAGCAAACGCTCTTTTACAACAGTTATTTCCTAAATATAATTAGTTTAGTAAGGAGGTTTCTATGGAAACAAAAAGAGTAATCTATAATACTCCAGAACACAAGGTCGTGTTCTTTGAAGAGCTAACTCCTGCAAGTGCGGTGCAAGCCAACCAAGTGCTTATAATTCACAAGGATGAGGGAATGCTTTTGGATCCGGGTGGTCATAAGGTGTTTTCCAAGCTTTTATCCGATATCTCCCTCTACGTTCCGCCAACTCAGATAAAATACATCTTCCTATCCCACCAAGATCCAGATATAGTAGCTTCAATAAACGGTTGGCTGATGACCACAAAGGCTGTAGCTTACATATCTAAGCTTTGGATAAGGTTTTTACCCCATTTTGGGTTAGACAGCCAGTTAGAGGACAGGGTGGTGCCTATAGACGATAGAGGAACTACCATAGTTTTAGGTGGAGATTGCAAGCTGTTGGTTTTACCTGCTCATTTCCTTCATTCCGAAGGGAACTTTCAGCTTTATGATCCTTGTTCCAAAATACTTTTCTCCGGAGACTTAGGTGCCAGCTTAGGACAAGATTACTTTTTTGTAGAAGACTTTGATTCTCACATCAAATACATGGAAGGTTTTCACAAGAGGTATATGGCAAGCAACAAAATACTGAGATTTTGGGCAAACATGGTCCGCCAATTGGACATAGAAATGATCGTTCCTCAGCATGGTGCTATCTTCAAGGGCAAGGAAATGGTAAATAAGTTCATAGAATGGGTAGAAAACTTGCAGGTGGGAATTGACCTTTTAACTCAAGAAAACTACAGCTTACCCGTGTGATATAATATCTAAGCATGATAAAAGTAGAGATAGTTACACCAAAAGGTTTGGCTTTTTCCAAAGAAGTCAATTCGGTAAATATTCCCACTGTAGAAGGAGAAATAGGAGTTTTAGAAAAGCACATGTATTTGATGACTTTGTTAAAGCCCGGTCTTGTCTATTTTGATGGAAAGGTGGATGAAGGAATAGCGGTAACCTATGGCTTTGTGGATGTAACACCAGAAAAAGTCATTATATTAGCAGAAGAAGCTTACACCATAGGTGAAATAGATGTTGGTAAAGAAAAAGAAGAGTTTGAAAAAGCAATAAAGAAACTTGCTACCGCACAGACTATGGAAGAAATAGAAGAGACAACAAAACAGGCAGAAAGGGCAAGGATTCTTTTGGAATTAGTGGAGAGATTTGGAAGAGTTTAAAAAATTTGACTTCTTCAGAGGTAAAGTAAAGTTTATCCAACCTAAGGCTCACAGGCTCTCTGTAGTTGAAGTTTTATTTGTCTCAAGTATAAAAGGTATAAAGAGAAAAAGCTTGGTAGCAGATTTGGGTGCAGGCTTTGGAGCGCTCTCCATACTAATAGCCCTAAGGTATGGCTGTAGAGTTTTGGCAGTAGAAAGAGACCAAACTATGATCCAACTGCTCAGGCAAAACTTAAAAAACAACAACCTTGAGGGTAAGGTAGAAATTTTAGAGTGTGACATTAGAGAAATAAACAAAAATATAAAGCGTCAAAGTGTGGATTGTGTTGTTATAAATCCACCTTTTCATCCGGAAACTCCATCCACAAAAGCAAATCCATATCATACGGAAATTTATGGAACTTTAAAAGATTTTTTAGAATCAGCTTCCTATATTTTGAAGGATGGAGGCTTTGTAAATGTTTTATTACCTTCCTATAGATTATTGGAAGCCTGTAATATTATGGAAACTTTAAACATTAAACCGATGTATTTAAAATTTTTTCATCCATTCATAGATAAAAATGCCAAATTGGTTCGTATTGTAGGCGTGAAAAACTTAAAACCAAAGCTAATTGTAGAAAATCCAATTATAATAAATCAAAAAGAAAATAAATATACGAAGGAGGTTTTGAACATCATAGAGGGGTTTCTATGATATAATTAACACATTATGAGACTACCAGAAAAATTGATGGAGCGCATTGCAGATAGGATTATAAAAGAGCTTACAGAAGAAAAAATAATAGAAGTAGAAGATCCTTATGTTTTTAAGAAGAAAATTATAGGAATTTTTAAGAAGGCTGAAGAGGAAGAAAGACTACTTGACGAAAAGACCAGAGAAATACTAAAAGAAAGAATGGATCTTATAGAAGAGGCAAGTTTAGATTACAGAACCGCTTATAGGGCAGTTCGTAACAGACTTGCGGAAGAAATGAATATTAACACCAACAAAAGAGAAAGGATGAATCAAATAGCGGGTATGATAAAGGACCTAATAATAGAGGACGATTCGGTAGAAATGTATGAAGAATCCCACATTATAAGAGCAAGAATAAGGAAAATACTAATGGAGGCTCTAAAGGAAGAGGAGGAGATAGATAGAGAGGTTAGGGAAAGGATAAGGTCCTATTCAAAGAGAATAGTTGAAGGCACACCTGAATGGAACCATTTATACAAAAGAATTTATGAAGATGCTTTAAGAAGGAGAGGATTACTTTAAGGTAAGTAGGCTATAGGATTTTGTCTTATGCCGTATTTTAACACTTCGTAGTGTAAGTGGGGTCCAAAGGATCTACCGGTATTACCAACCTTACCGATTATCTGAGCTTTTACAACCTTATCTCCATAGCCTACAAAAATGCTTGAAAGGTGTGCATACAGAGTGGCAAATCCATAGCCGTGATAAACTATTACGGTATAACCATAGCCTCTTATCCAACCTGCATATACAACTCTGCCATCTGCGGTTACGCTAACGGGAGTACCATAAGGAGCAGATATGTCTATACCAGTGTGAAATTCTACTTGCCTACCTATTGTTCGCCAACCATAGCCCGAAGTTACAATTCCAACCACAGGCCATATATCCGGCTTTACCATATCCGGAATTCTAACATCCACAAGCTCCCGAAAAGCCTCTTCAACGGACATCTCTTTTCTGATGATCTCATCTACATTCTCAATATTGATCTCCTCCAGCGGATCTTGATAGTTGGTCTTAGGGGAAGGGCCACCTACCCCAAGGGGCATCAAATATGTATTACCAACTGTGGAATAGATCAAAATCAATAAAAGCAAGATTTTTATCATCAAAAAATAAAATAAACCTACTTCACCTTTTCAGTCAAGAGTATTTCTCACTATGTCATCAAAAGACTGTAATATTTTTCTGTATAGTGGTTCGCTTAGGGATAATTTTTCCAAATTCTCAATTCGGCTTTCAGAATCAATTTTTTTCAAAATTTTAATCACAGCATTTTCAAAGAGATCTTCCCTGTATACACCGAGAGATTTGATAAGCTCCAGCTTTAGCTTTATTTCAAACACTTTATGGTTTTTAACGTCCATTTTTAAGTAGTTTTGAAGAAGGTTAAATATGCAACTGTCATAATAGGACATCCAACCGATTACAGCTTGGACAACCTTTGTCATCCATAGAAACCTACGAAAGCTCTTCATTGCTAAGTACGAGTAGAACTTTACCTCTATTAGATCTTCCAATACTAAAAGCTCTCCAGATTGACGATAGTATGCGGTCAATACATTAAAAGGTTCAAAAATGGCGCAGTAAGTGTTTTGGGGATGAAAACCTTTTTTCACAAGCATTTTTCCCTTTCCGAATGTTCCATACACGTAGGCAAGCAAGTCCCACTCGTTTATAAGCATTTTTTTTACGACTATAAACTTCGCTTTCGCACTCATAATTTAAAAAGCTTTCAAAACATACGATATAATATAGCTTATGATAAGGCATTTTATAGACCTTTGGGACATTACGCCGGAAGAGGGGTGGACTATACTTGAAAGCTCGCTTGCTATTAAAAACAAAAAAAACGAAGAAAGGCCCCTAAAAGGTAAGTATTTTGCTTTGATCTTTACCAAGCCATCCACAAGAACGAGAGTGTCCTTTGAGGTGGGCATTAGGGCTTTGGGTGGAGAGGTTATATTTCTTCAAGAAGAAAGTCTTCAACTTGTAAGGGGAGAGGATCTGAAAGATACCGCCAGAACTCTCTCAAGATACTTAGATTGTCTAATAGTCCGCACCGATTCACACGAAAAGCTAAAGGAACTTGCATCCCACTCTTCCATTCCAGTTATAAATGCCCTCACTGACATGTCCCATCCTTGCCAAGTTTTGAGTGATGTCTTTACCCTTTACGAACGCTTTGGAAAGGACATAAAAAACAAAAAAATTGCTTATGTGGGTGATGGAAACAATCTTTGCAATACTTGGCTTGTGGGTGCGGGACTTTTTGGTTTGAATTTGTTCGTTGCTACTCCAGAAGGTTATGAACCTTCTTCTTATTATTATCAAGCTGGAGAAGACCTATGCAAAATAACAGGAGGTAGTATATACCTAACCCCTAATCCTGTGGAAGCGGTTAAAGATGCGGATGTGGTTTATACGGACGTATGGGTTAGTATGAATCAAAATAGGACAGAAGAAAAGATTTCCGCACTGAAAAACTATCAGGTTAATCGCCAACTTTTGAGCTATGCAAAGGAAAATGTGCTTGTAATGCACTGCCTTCCTGCCAGAAAGGGAGAGGAAATTACAGAGGAGGTTTTTGAAGAGTATGCGGATTTTATCTTTACCCAGGCAGAAAACAGAGTATATGCCCAAATGGGACTGTTAAAGTTTTTATTTACTCAACGGTAACAGTTTTTGCCAAGTTTCTTGGTTGATCCACATCCAAACCCAAGTAGTCCGCTATGTAGTAAGCAAAAAGTTGCAAAGGCACAACAGTAAGGAAGGGGCTTAACTCCTCATGGCATTTGGGGACCTCCATAAAGTCCCTTGAAAGCTTTTGAAGCCCTTCGTCACCCTCAAAGCCTACAGATATAACCATACCCTTTCTTGCCAAGACCTCTTCTATGTTTGAGAGTATTTTCTCATAAACCCTGTCCCTTGGTGCAACCACCACCACCGGCATGTTCTCATCAATGAGGGCTATAGGTCCATGTTTCATCTCCCCTGCAGGATAACCTTCCGCATGAACGTAGGATATTTCCTTTAACTTTAGCGCGCCTTCCAAAGCGACAGGATAGCTAAGTCGCCTTCCTAAGTAAAGAGTATTTTTACTTTTAGTGTATTTGAGGGCTATCTCTCTTATACTTTCACTTTTTGAAAGAACTTCCTCCATAAGATGGGGAATCTTTAAAAGCTCGTCCATGAGTTTTTCCCTTTCTGGATGCTCACTTATGGCTAAGGAGAAGAGAACTGCCAACTGGCAAGTAAAGGTCTTTGTAGCTGCCACTCCTATCTCGGGTCCAGCGTGAGTGTATAAAGTATAGTCCGATTCCCTGCTTAAGGCACTTCCCATAACATTGACGATAGATAAAAGTTTTGCTCCTTTCTCCTTTGCTGACAGGGCTGAGAACCTGGTGTCTGCAGTTTCGCCAGACTGGGATATGGCTATTACCAGGTCCTGTGGGCCTATTGGAGTGTCTGCGTATCTAAGCTCGGAAGCATACACTACCTCTACAGGCACTCCTACGAACTTCTCAAGCCAATACTTTCCAATCAGACCTGCGTGGTAAGAGGTTCCACATGCGGTTATAAGTATTCTTCTAAATTCTTTCAGGGAGAAGGGAAGCTCGTAGTCCCTTGATATATACCCTTTTATGGTATCCCCCACCACCCTTGGCTGTTCAAAGATCTCCTTTAGCATAAAGTGTTTGAACCCTCCCTTTTCTGCAGATATTATATCCCAATGGATCTTTATGGACTCTTTTACCTTTGGGTTTCCCTCAAAGTCGTAGATACTCACCCCCTCAGGTGTTAGATCCGCTATTTCCCCATCTTCCAAGGGTATTATGTTCTTGGTAAACGGAATTAGAGCAGGTATGTCGGAAGCTAAGAAGTTCTCACCCTCTCCCAAGCCCACTACCAAAGGACTCCCATACCTTACTCCCACCACACGACCCGGCTCAAAAGCAGTAAAAACAGCAAAGGCATACGCACCCCTTAGCTTAGGAATAGTTTTTAAAACAGCCCTTAGGAGATCTCCGTCGTAGTTTAAGGATATAAGATGGACTATAGCTTCTGTGTCTGTTTCTGATTTATATTCTATGCCCTTTGAGGTGATAAATTCCTTTAGTTCTCTGTAGTTTTCTATTATGCCGTTGTGTACTAAAGCAAAGCGCCCTTCTTGGTCTGTGTGAGGATGGGCATTCAGC encodes the following:
- a CDS encoding MBL fold metallo-hydrolase, coding for METKRVIYNTPEHKVVFFEELTPASAVQANQVLIIHKDEGMLLDPGGHKVFSKLLSDISLYVPPTQIKYIFLSHQDPDIVASINGWLMTTKAVAYISKLWIRFLPHFGLDSQLEDRVVPIDDRGTTIVLGGDCKLLVLPAHFLHSEGNFQLYDPCSKILFSGDLGASLGQDYFFVEDFDSHIKYMEGFHKRYMASNKILRFWANMVRQLDIEMIVPQHGAIFKGKEMVNKFIEWVENLQVGIDLLTQENYSLPV
- the atpC gene encoding ATP synthase F1 subunit epsilon, which codes for MIKVEIVTPKGLAFSKEVNSVNIPTVEGEIGVLEKHMYLMTLLKPGLVYFDGKVDEGIAVTYGFVDVTPEKVIILAEEAYTIGEIDVGKEKEEFEKAIKKLATAQTMEEIEETTKQAERARILLELVERFGRV
- a CDS encoding tRNA1(Val) (adenine(37)-N6)-methyltransferase is translated as MEEFKKFDFFRGKVKFIQPKAHRLSVVEVLFVSSIKGIKRKSLVADLGAGFGALSILIALRYGCRVLAVERDQTMIQLLRQNLKNNNLEGKVEILECDIREINKNIKRQSVDCVVINPPFHPETPSTKANPYHTEIYGTLKDFLESASYILKDGGFVNVLLPSYRLLEACNIMETLNIKPMYLKFFHPFIDKNAKLVRIVGVKNLKPKLIVENPIIINQKENKYTKEVLNIIEGFL
- a CDS encoding DUF507 family protein — protein: MRLPEKLMERIADRIIKELTEEKIIEVEDPYVFKKKIIGIFKKAEEEERLLDEKTREILKERMDLIEEASLDYRTAYRAVRNRLAEEMNINTNKRERMNQIAGMIKDLIIEDDSVEMYEESHIIRARIRKILMEALKEEEEIDREVRERIRSYSKRIVEGTPEWNHLYKRIYEDALRRRGLL
- a CDS encoding M23 family metallopeptidase, which translates into the protein MIKILLLLILIYSTVGNTYLMPLGVGGPSPKTNYQDPLEEINIENVDEIIRKEMSVEEAFRELVDVRIPDMVKPDIWPVVGIVTSGYGWRTIGRQVEFHTGIDISAPYGTPVSVTADGRVVYAGWIRGYGYTVIVYHGYGFATLYAHLSSIFVGYGDKVVKAQIIGKVGNTGRSFGPHLHYEVLKYGIRQNPIAYLP
- the argF gene encoding ornithine carbamoyltransferase produces the protein MIRHFIDLWDITPEEGWTILESSLAIKNKKNEERPLKGKYFALIFTKPSTRTRVSFEVGIRALGGEVIFLQEESLQLVRGEDLKDTARTLSRYLDCLIVRTDSHEKLKELASHSSIPVINALTDMSHPCQVLSDVFTLYERFGKDIKNKKIAYVGDGNNLCNTWLVGAGLFGLNLFVATPEGYEPSSYYYQAGEDLCKITGGSIYLTPNPVEAVKDADVVYTDVWVSMNQNRTEEKISALKNYQVNRQLLSYAKENVLVMHCLPARKGEEITEEVFEEYADFIFTQAENRVYAQMGLLKFLFTQR
- the glmS gene encoding glutamine--fructose-6-phosphate transaminase (isomerizing) encodes the protein MCGIVGYTGKKKAIFVLLEALERLEYRGYDSSGVALLEDGKIFVEKKVGKIRELIRSLWGKQLDATLGIGHTRWATHGGVCELNAHPHTDQEGRFALVHNGIIENYRELKEFITSKGIEYKSETDTEAIVHLISLNYDGDLLRAVLKTIPKLRGAYAFAVFTAFEPGRVVGVRYGSPLVVGLGEGENFLASDIPALIPFTKNIIPLEDGEIADLTPEGVSIYDFEGNPKVKESIKIHWDIISAEKGGFKHFMLKEIFEQPRVVGDTIKGYISRDYELPFSLKEFRRILITACGTSYHAGLIGKYWLEKFVGVPVEVVYASELRYADTPIGPQDLVIAISQSGETADTRFSALSAKEKGAKLLSIVNVMGSALSRESDYTLYTHAGPEIGVAATKTFTCQLAVLFSLAISEHPEREKLMDELLKIPHLMEEVLSKSESIREIALKYTKSKNTLYLGRRLSYPVALEGALKLKEISYVHAEGYPAGEMKHGPIALIDENMPVVVVAPRDRVYEKILSNIEEVLARKGMVISVGFEGDEGLQKLSRDFMEVPKCHEELSPFLTVVPLQLFAYYIADYLGLDVDQPRNLAKTVTVE